A genomic stretch from Shewanella woodyi ATCC 51908 includes:
- a CDS encoding M24 family metallopeptidase, translating into MKSILQRGFTTAEFEMRATKAQQKMRELEVDAILLTTEPNVRYFSGFHTQFWHSPTRPWFLILPAEGKPIAVIPEIGASGMAGTWVEDIHTWASPRPDDDGISIVASVLNSLPARFGRVGATLGIESHLRMPVANYLQLTTLVSKEFVDVSLAIHELRQVKSVAEIDKVREICRITNVGFDKIPGYAKAGMTEREICKQFGIDMLMEGADECPYIIAGSGQDGYDSIIMGPTDRVIEDGDVLIIDTGAVRDGYFSDFDRNWAFGHASEQTKAAYRATYEATTMGFEAARPGNTTSDIYNAMWKVLEANGALGNDVGRLGHGLGIELTERPSNTATDNTVLVPGMVMTLEPGMVYAPGKSMVHEENIVITETGAEWLSKRAEPELLIIK; encoded by the coding sequence ATGAAAAGCATATTACAGCGTGGATTTACAACAGCAGAATTTGAGATGCGTGCAACTAAAGCTCAGCAGAAGATGCGTGAGTTAGAAGTTGACGCCATTCTGTTAACTACTGAGCCAAATGTGCGTTACTTTTCAGGTTTTCACACCCAGTTCTGGCACAGCCCAACTCGTCCATGGTTCCTAATTCTTCCCGCAGAAGGTAAGCCAATCGCAGTTATCCCTGAGATCGGTGCAAGCGGTATGGCGGGCACTTGGGTTGAAGATATCCACACTTGGGCTTCACCACGTCCAGATGACGACGGTATCAGCATCGTAGCTAGCGTACTTAACAGCCTACCTGCACGCTTTGGCCGTGTAGGTGCAACGCTAGGTATTGAGTCTCACCTACGTATGCCAGTGGCTAACTACTTACAGTTAACCACATTAGTAAGCAAAGAATTCGTTGACGTATCGCTAGCTATCCATGAGCTACGTCAAGTTAAGTCAGTGGCTGAGATCGACAAGGTTCGTGAAATCTGTCGTATCACTAACGTGGGCTTCGACAAGATCCCAGGTTACGCCAAAGCAGGCATGACTGAGCGTGAGATCTGTAAACAGTTCGGTATCGACATGCTGATGGAAGGCGCTGATGAATGTCCATACATCATCGCAGGTTCAGGCCAAGACGGTTACGACAGCATCATCATGGGGCCAACAGACCGCGTGATTGAAGATGGTGACGTATTAATCATCGACACAGGTGCGGTACGTGATGGTTACTTCTCAGACTTCGATCGTAACTGGGCATTTGGCCACGCAAGTGAACAAACAAAAGCGGCTTACCGTGCAACGTACGAAGCAACCACTATGGGCTTCGAGGCTGCACGTCCAGGTAACACCACTTCTGATATCTACAACGCAATGTGGAAAGTACTAGAAGCTAACGGTGCATTGGGTAACGACGTGGGTCGTCTAGGTCACGGCTTAGGTATCGAGCTAACTGAGCGTCCATCAAATACAGCAACTGACAACACAGTATTAGTGCCAGGCATGGTGATGACATTAGAGCCAGGCATGGTTTACGCACCGGGTAAGTCTATGGTGCATGAAGAGAATATCGTTATTACTGAAACTGGGGCTGAGTGGCTAAGCAAGCGCGCAGAACCTGAACTACTGATTATCAAATAA
- a CDS encoding maleate cis-trans isomerase family protein: MMSFEAFTSFEQPLEHQQAPRINRVHIGLVQLSTDHSLEMDWAKLLGTQAGVFSSRVYYSSEMTPEALDQIANGIVEASDLIATGLPMDVMAFGCTSASIIIGEEKVAGLLTQNRGDIPATNPWTAAKASFKHLNAKKIAVFSPYPTSVNYPLYQQLTDADFDVVTLGSLGIERDTDITLVSKESMFAALELMLKDSDAELVFMSCTNLRVLDYIEEIEAKFGIPVVCSNSAMFWHAMHLTGKAAICPGYGKLLNNQSA; encoded by the coding sequence ATGATGAGTTTTGAAGCATTTACATCGTTTGAACAGCCGCTAGAGCATCAGCAGGCACCAAGAATCAACCGCGTACATATTGGTTTAGTGCAGTTAAGCACTGATCACAGTCTAGAGATGGACTGGGCTAAGTTACTCGGTACACAAGCAGGCGTATTTAGCTCTCGCGTCTACTACTCAAGCGAAATGACACCTGAAGCACTCGATCAAATCGCTAACGGCATCGTTGAAGCGTCTGATTTGATCGCAACAGGTCTGCCAATGGATGTGATGGCATTTGGCTGCACATCAGCTTCAATCATTATTGGTGAAGAGAAAGTAGCTGGTCTACTGACTCAAAACCGTGGCGACATTCCTGCTACCAACCCATGGACAGCGGCTAAAGCATCGTTTAAACATCTGAATGCGAAAAAAATCGCGGTGTTCTCTCCATACCCAACCAGCGTTAATTACCCTCTTTACCAACAACTAACCGATGCAGACTTTGATGTCGTGACCTTAGGTTCATTAGGTATCGAGCGCGATACAGACATTACTTTGGTCTCTAAAGAATCTATGTTCGCAGCACTTGAGCTAATGCTCAAAGATTCAGACGCTGAACTGGTTTTCATGTCATGCACCAACCTACGCGTACTCGATTATATCGAAGAGATCGAAGCTAAATTTGGTATCCCAGTTGTTTGCAGTAACTCAGCCATGTTCTGGCATGCGATGCACCTAACTGGCAAAGCCGCGATCTGTCCAGGTTACGGAAAATTACTTAATAATCAATCAGCATAA
- a CDS encoding DMT family transporter gives MSNTQKGWLAAIFVGLLWGIPWIVGTPILEVMDPQVLVWLRYTVAFITLGLIFNIGLASGKMTKKADFKLNWQNRNDIFWAACCGIIGQGSFSFLSFLSLDYITASENGVIQGLIPILILSVGFLRHNERFTVMQMMCALGAFLGVAILVMDPQSETQGFNIGHLICFGSAASFACMAYARAKLAEKYGSVATMFHQFVFASLGFGLYLFVVGADFSSALNVFSSPLRIMCIVILGVCISGMSYLVYIYGMERVGVDGTGMALNLMPLSSFILAVFALGEQVTPMRLVAIAVVITSMIAFMKLGNQKKDKPVEQAALNTTKPCRSQ, from the coding sequence ATGTCTAATACACAGAAAGGTTGGTTGGCTGCTATTTTCGTTGGTCTATTGTGGGGTATCCCGTGGATCGTTGGTACACCTATTCTTGAGGTGATGGATCCTCAAGTGCTTGTTTGGTTACGTTACACCGTTGCCTTTATTACCTTAGGTCTAATCTTCAACATAGGTCTTGCGTCAGGCAAGATGACCAAGAAAGCCGATTTTAAACTGAATTGGCAGAACCGTAATGACATCTTTTGGGCTGCATGCTGCGGTATCATAGGCCAAGGCTCTTTTAGCTTCCTATCTTTCCTCTCTCTGGACTACATCACCGCCTCTGAAAACGGTGTGATCCAGGGTTTGATCCCAATTCTTATCTTGAGTGTCGGTTTCCTACGTCATAACGAGCGCTTCACTGTGATGCAGATGATGTGTGCACTAGGTGCTTTCCTCGGTGTGGCGATTCTAGTGATGGATCCACAATCTGAAACTCAAGGATTCAACATAGGTCACCTGATCTGTTTCGGCTCAGCAGCAAGCTTTGCCTGTATGGCTTACGCTCGTGCCAAGTTGGCAGAAAAGTATGGCTCTGTAGCGACGATGTTCCACCAGTTTGTCTTCGCATCGCTAGGTTTTGGTCTGTACCTGTTCGTTGTTGGCGCTGATTTTAGCTCTGCATTGAACGTATTCAGCTCGCCATTACGCATTATGTGTATCGTGATTTTAGGTGTATGTATCTCTGGTATGAGTTACCTAGTTTACATCTACGGTATGGAACGTGTTGGTGTTGACGGTACCGGTATGGCACTGAACCTAATGCCACTATCTTCATTCATCTTAGCGGTATTCGCTCTTGGTGAGCAGGTCACACCGATGCGCTTAGTGGCTATCGCTGTGGTTATCACCTCGATGATCGCCTTTATGAAGTTAGGCAATCAGAAGAAGGACAAGCCAGTTGAACAGGCTGCACTGAACACGACTAAACCTTGTCGTAGTCAGTAA
- a CDS encoding DMT family transporter, protein MTVTNKDNLLGWTAAIAVAGIWGVTGVVSKPLSMAVDPMTLVFFRYVTAVIGLSVIFMITSRFTSLSKDLGSSLKIDKGDIAKIALCGIIGQGVFSLFNFLSLSHIGATENGVIQGMQPFATVFFGMMFMNFKMSKIQWGAFIASAVCIYAMSVGPTNQVENGSSVMGYVYVTCSMLSLAWTAHLRASLAEKYGSVVSMLYQYISVAVMGIIVVVAMDLDLSQINIILANPLLLGLLIFLGMGISGGSYLIQLYSFKKIGVEKATMALNLMPLVGYIVAVLTLGEQLHLSKTIIVSLIVVALYVFTKFEAKPEINKSLKPQEA, encoded by the coding sequence ATGACTGTAACGAATAAAGATAATCTACTGGGATGGACTGCTGCGATTGCAGTGGCTGGGATCTGGGGCGTGACAGGGGTTGTATCTAAACCTCTTTCAATGGCCGTTGACCCTATGACTCTAGTGTTCTTTAGGTATGTTACAGCTGTCATTGGTCTCTCTGTTATCTTTATGATCACTTCAAGGTTCACATCTTTAAGCAAAGATTTGGGATCGTCCTTGAAGATAGATAAAGGGGATATCGCTAAAATTGCTCTGTGCGGCATCATTGGGCAAGGTGTGTTCTCACTGTTTAACTTCCTATCACTTTCCCACATCGGGGCGACAGAGAATGGCGTGATACAGGGGATGCAGCCTTTTGCGACTGTGTTTTTCGGAATGATGTTCATGAACTTTAAGATGAGCAAAATTCAGTGGGGCGCATTTATCGCATCGGCAGTGTGTATCTATGCCATGAGTGTGGGGCCAACTAACCAAGTTGAGAATGGCTCCTCTGTAATGGGTTATGTCTATGTTACTTGCTCCATGTTGTCTTTAGCGTGGACAGCTCACCTTAGGGCGAGCTTAGCTGAGAAGTATGGCTCTGTTGTGTCGATGCTATATCAATATATCTCAGTGGCGGTTATGGGCATTATCGTTGTGGTTGCGATGGACTTAGATCTATCACAAATCAACATTATTCTTGCGAACCCACTCCTGCTTGGCCTGTTGATCTTCCTAGGTATGGGGATCTCAGGTGGTAGCTACTTAATCCAGCTTTACTCTTTTAAAAAGATAGGTGTTGAAAAGGCCACCATGGCCCTGAACCTGATGCCACTTGTTGGCTATATCGTTGCGGTATTGACCTTAGGTGAGCAGTTACATCTCTCTAAAACCATCATTGTTTCGCTGATTGTAGTGGCGCTGTATGTGTTCACTAAATTTGAAGCAAAACCAGAAATAAACAAGTCACTGAAGCCACAAGAAGCTTAG
- a CDS encoding M20 aminoacylase family protein: MNIEQKVIEWRHHIHQHPEFGTQEHETAAFVASKLEEFGIEVHTGIGGTGVVGILKCGDSERSIGLRADMDALHIHEENTFDYASVNEGAMHACGHDGHTAMLLAAAHELAQTKNFDGTVYFIFQPDEERGTGAKAMIADGLFTRWKIDGVYAMHNLPGIEAGHFVTRPHSVMASESSFEIEVLATGGHAAMPHMGTDPIVVGAQIVTAIQTIVSRNLSAIDETAVISVTEFATNGTVNVIPTKVTITGDTRSFTDGALNKIEKALERVVAGQCMSAGVDYTYKFNNSFLSTINTPAETAFAVRAAQTVVGEDKVNGSCQPFTISEDFSFMLREAPGCYILVGNGAGCGCGSVALHKPTYDFNDNILVSGLRYWQTLVEQCLAK; this comes from the coding sequence ATGAATATCGAACAGAAAGTTATTGAATGGCGTCACCACATTCACCAGCACCCAGAGTTTGGCACCCAGGAGCACGAGACTGCTGCATTTGTGGCAAGCAAACTGGAAGAGTTTGGTATTGAAGTGCATACAGGTATCGGCGGCACAGGTGTTGTGGGTATTTTAAAGTGCGGTGACAGTGAGCGTTCAATCGGTCTACGCGCCGACATGGATGCACTGCACATTCATGAAGAAAACACCTTCGATTACGCATCGGTAAATGAAGGCGCAATGCATGCTTGTGGTCACGACGGTCACACGGCAATGCTACTTGCTGCAGCCCATGAGCTGGCACAAACTAAGAACTTCGACGGTACGGTTTACTTCATCTTCCAACCAGATGAAGAGCGCGGCACTGGCGCTAAAGCGATGATCGCTGACGGCTTATTCACCCGCTGGAAAATCGACGGCGTGTACGCGATGCACAACCTACCGGGTATTGAAGCTGGTCACTTCGTGACTCGCCCACACTCAGTAATGGCCAGTGAAAGCAGCTTTGAAATCGAAGTGCTAGCGACTGGCGGCCACGCGGCAATGCCACACATGGGTACAGACCCTATAGTTGTTGGCGCGCAAATCGTCACTGCAATTCAAACGATTGTATCGCGTAACCTAAGTGCGATTGATGAAACTGCGGTTATTTCGGTCACTGAGTTTGCCACTAACGGTACCGTTAACGTTATCCCAACTAAAGTGACCATCACAGGTGATACTCGTAGCTTTACTGATGGTGCGTTAAACAAAATCGAAAAAGCCCTTGAGCGCGTGGTTGCGGGTCAGTGTATGTCTGCAGGCGTTGATTACACTTACAAGTTCAACAATAGCTTCCTATCGACTATCAACACGCCAGCTGAAACGGCTTTCGCGGTTCGCGCTGCACAGACGGTTGTTGGCGAAGATAAAGTTAACGGCAGCTGCCAGCCATTCACTATCAGTGAAGACTTCTCGTTCATGCTACGTGAAGCGCCAGGTTGTTACATTCTAGTGGGTAACGGCGCAGGCTGTGGTTGTGGTAGCGTGGCGCTACATAAGCCAACTTATGACTTTAACGACAACATCTTGGTATCTGGTTTGAGATACTGGCAGACGCTTGTAGAGCAGTGCTTGGCTAAGTAG
- a CDS encoding NADH:flavin oxidoreductase — MSTLFSPGRIGNMTLKNRFVRSATWENMATETGHMTDKLYSVYEELAQGEVGLIVTGYANIVAEEKPNAGMMGMYDDSFIVEYQKLTELVHGYDSKIVMQLAYGGTKTTFNVGERVIFAPSAIAERGTQTLGKAMTKEEIDYIVKAFAQASLRAQKSGFDGVEIHAAHTYLINQFLSPYYNQRQDEYGGSLENRMRFLLEIYAEIRKLVGEDYPVLVKLTASEFFEGGLTFDETRTICKKLESIGVDAIIISGNIHGNANTVVGESFDGYTIQNEGYFREFGAVVSEEVNLPIITVGGLADICAIEELAETTNIQFFALSRPLLAEPQLIKRWLAGSKVEVDCERCSKCRTKRGNFCVVYRKRR, encoded by the coding sequence TTGAGCACTTTGTTTTCACCGGGCCGCATTGGCAACATGACACTGAAAAATCGCTTTGTACGAAGCGCGACGTGGGAAAATATGGCGACTGAAACAGGCCATATGACCGACAAGCTGTACTCTGTGTATGAGGAGCTGGCTCAAGGTGAGGTGGGGCTGATAGTGACTGGCTATGCAAACATTGTTGCCGAGGAAAAGCCTAACGCAGGCATGATGGGTATGTACGATGACTCGTTTATTGTTGAGTACCAAAAGCTAACCGAACTTGTACATGGCTATGATTCTAAAATCGTCATGCAGCTGGCCTATGGTGGCACTAAGACTACATTCAATGTCGGTGAGCGAGTGATCTTTGCACCGAGCGCCATTGCTGAACGTGGTACTCAAACCTTAGGTAAGGCGATGACGAAGGAGGAGATTGATTACATCGTTAAAGCATTTGCACAGGCGAGCCTTCGCGCGCAAAAGTCTGGTTTCGATGGGGTTGAGATCCATGCAGCGCATACCTATCTTATCAACCAGTTCTTAAGCCCTTACTATAACCAACGTCAAGATGAGTATGGTGGCAGTTTAGAGAACCGTATGCGTTTCTTACTGGAGATCTACGCTGAGATCCGCAAGCTGGTGGGTGAGGATTATCCCGTTTTAGTGAAGCTTACTGCCTCTGAGTTTTTTGAAGGCGGATTAACCTTTGATGAAACGCGTACCATCTGTAAAAAGTTAGAATCGATTGGTGTTGATGCCATTATTATCTCAGGCAATATCCATGGCAATGCTAATACGGTGGTGGGTGAGTCATTTGATGGCTATACCATTCAAAATGAAGGCTACTTTCGTGAATTTGGTGCTGTTGTAAGTGAAGAGGTGAACTTGCCAATTATCACGGTTGGAGGGCTTGCTGATATCTGTGCCATCGAAGAGCTAGCTGAAACTACAAATATTCAATTTTTTGCGCTATCGCGACCTTTACTTGCAGAGCCACAGTTAATCAAACGTTGGTTAGCGGGAAGTAAGGTGGAGGTGGATTGTGAGCGCTGCTCAAAGTGCCGCACCAAACGAGGTAACTTTTGTGTCGTGTATAGAAAGCGCAGATAA
- a CDS encoding enhanced serine sensitivity protein SseB C-terminal domain-containing protein — MLNEKVPVVIHNTLEKVFESARLSNSKTDIESFYTELIQSPLYLLSDASDPADNEDAEELAGQGAQSISIMQWYIDLEDGDAFPFTPVFTSQQALDAAKTQMEKEGTEYHGQLELEASTVLQMLVNADSDIMLNPNTSLSKAIDENEIRYMLFPSVGLIEHRGQLQIVGEVLNAGLPLLDVLRQMLSSYSKVNAAYLIDSCRLDFQKSCSDHQFYLGLTFDDTDYADELSRIRSEIFNIHRKIELNGWDISIHLVETGDEMSEYLLAQTSPFYNRSLMSRIKSWFS, encoded by the coding sequence ATGCTCAACGAGAAGGTTCCAGTCGTCATTCATAACACACTAGAGAAGGTGTTCGAATCGGCACGATTAAGTAATAGTAAAACAGATATTGAAAGCTTTTATACCGAACTTATTCAGTCACCTTTATACCTGTTAAGTGATGCCTCCGATCCCGCTGATAATGAAGATGCTGAGGAGTTAGCAGGTCAAGGTGCGCAATCTATCAGTATTATGCAGTGGTATATCGATTTAGAGGATGGGGATGCTTTTCCTTTTACTCCAGTGTTTACTTCGCAACAAGCACTTGATGCTGCAAAAACACAGATGGAAAAAGAGGGCACAGAGTACCATGGTCAGCTTGAGTTGGAAGCCAGTACTGTTCTACAGATGTTAGTGAATGCCGATAGCGATATTATGCTCAACCCTAATACATCTTTGTCGAAAGCGATTGATGAGAATGAGATTAGATATATGCTCTTTCCTAGTGTGGGTTTGATTGAGCATCGAGGCCAGCTACAAATAGTGGGAGAGGTGTTGAATGCTGGACTGCCACTTCTGGACGTACTTCGTCAGATGTTATCGTCATATTCGAAAGTGAACGCTGCTTATTTAATTGATTCATGCCGTTTAGATTTTCAGAAAAGTTGCTCCGATCATCAGTTTTATCTAGGGTTAACCTTTGATGATACTGATTATGCCGATGAACTCAGTCGGATCCGTTCTGAGATTTTTAATATTCACCGTAAAATTGAGCTTAACGGTTGGGATATTAGCATCCACCTTGTTGAAACTGGTGATGAGATGAGTGAGTATCTTCTTGCTCAAACCTCACCGTTTTATAACAGATCCTTGATGAGTCGAATTAAATCTTGGTTTAGCTGA
- a CDS encoding PKD domain-containing protein, producing MDIKNIKYYIGAAGIFLSLGAQAAPPLSLSQPELAKNTEIKEMPAQDNMKLRQRDEVERALNTDSYLLKFAEPIQVAITPDKWQSQLVTQDGKSSEMSIWRTKIVSSDALSLNFGFSEFFMPEGGSLHIYTPDGSQKIRPFTAKDNDDHGQLWTPMLRGDSAVIEVNIPTKQLKQLKLKLSAVNHGYLGANIKDIYDTLSGSCNVDVVCGAGDEWRDQIRSAAAISLGGSGFCSGGALNNTANDGRGFFLTAFHCGINAGNAASLVTYWNFESSYCRDPGSGDSGGPGDGTLDQFNTGAIFRAGYSPSDMTLVELDDPFDPGHNVFLAGWNAADETSTSAVAIHHPSVDEKRISFENDATTITSYGSNPTPGDGTHIRVIDWDLGTTEGGSSGSHLFDQNKRVIGQLHGGGAACGNDLSDWYGRIHTSWDGGGTASTRLSTWLDPENTGQIAIDGMNATDPGDNQLPVANMNGPYLGFVDTTVDFSSAGSEDPDGTIVSFLWDFGDGSDTSELENPSHVYTARGNFEVSLKVTDDEGASRTAYTQAAIFDQGEDELVNEVPRTDLAAGTGEAIYFYMQVPAGATDLEFITEGSNGDADLYAKQGTLPTLSDYDCRSYSSSSNETCSFPTPTSGVWYVMVNAYSTYDGLTLTGSYSADQTNLPPVASFDASFTDGEGTFTSTSTDADGSIVTWAWDFGDGSTGSGESTTHNYNSSGNYTVSLTVTDDDGAQHAVSQSYDVTIPVSDIEASVIRALKSRRGSVMVDLRWDGAIGNTVSIYRDGEMVAETSNDGRFRDRFRTTTADSAEYKICDSSGCSNTFTASF from the coding sequence ATGGATATTAAAAATATCAAATATTATATCGGCGCCGCCGGTATTTTTCTAAGTTTAGGTGCTCAAGCGGCCCCACCTCTCTCTTTGAGTCAACCTGAATTAGCAAAAAATACAGAAATCAAAGAGATGCCAGCGCAAGATAATATGAAATTAAGACAGCGTGATGAGGTTGAGCGGGCACTCAATACCGACAGCTACCTGCTTAAGTTTGCTGAACCAATTCAAGTCGCTATTACGCCTGATAAGTGGCAATCGCAACTGGTGACCCAAGATGGTAAAAGCAGTGAAATGTCTATTTGGCGTACCAAAATTGTCTCTAGCGATGCGCTATCACTGAACTTTGGTTTCAGTGAGTTCTTTATGCCTGAAGGTGGTTCACTGCATATCTATACGCCAGATGGCTCGCAAAAGATCCGTCCCTTTACTGCAAAAGATAATGATGATCATGGTCAACTCTGGACACCCATGTTGAGAGGGGATAGCGCGGTAATCGAGGTCAATATTCCAACCAAGCAGTTAAAGCAACTCAAACTTAAGTTGAGTGCGGTCAACCATGGTTATTTAGGGGCCAATATAAAAGATATTTATGACACTCTATCTGGCTCCTGTAATGTTGATGTAGTCTGTGGTGCTGGTGATGAGTGGCGTGATCAGATACGTTCAGCCGCGGCAATCAGTTTAGGTGGTTCAGGTTTCTGTTCTGGTGGTGCGTTGAACAATACCGCCAATGACGGACGTGGCTTCTTCCTGACCGCTTTCCATTGTGGCATTAATGCTGGTAACGCAGCTTCATTGGTAACCTATTGGAACTTTGAGAGTAGTTACTGTCGAGATCCAGGTAGCGGTGATAGCGGTGGCCCGGGTGATGGAACCTTAGATCAGTTCAATACTGGTGCGATCTTTAGGGCTGGTTACTCTCCATCTGATATGACACTGGTTGAGCTTGATGATCCTTTCGACCCTGGTCACAACGTCTTTCTTGCGGGTTGGAACGCTGCCGATGAGACCTCCACATCTGCGGTTGCTATTCACCACCCTAGCGTAGATGAAAAGCGTATCAGTTTTGAAAATGACGCAACCACAATTACCTCATACGGTAGTAATCCCACTCCAGGAGACGGTACTCATATTAGGGTTATCGACTGGGATCTGGGTACAACCGAAGGTGGCTCCTCGGGCTCACATCTATTTGATCAGAATAAGCGAGTAATTGGTCAGCTCCATGGTGGTGGTGCTGCATGTGGTAATGATCTGTCAGATTGGTATGGACGCATACATACCTCATGGGATGGTGGCGGTACTGCTAGCACCCGATTGAGTACTTGGCTTGACCCTGAAAACACTGGCCAAATAGCCATAGACGGAATGAATGCAACCGATCCAGGTGACAATCAACTTCCTGTGGCTAACATGAATGGCCCATATCTAGGATTTGTTGATACGACTGTAGACTTCAGTAGTGCAGGCTCTGAAGATCCAGATGGAACGATTGTAAGCTTCCTTTGGGATTTCGGTGATGGTAGTGATACCAGCGAGCTTGAGAACCCATCCCATGTTTATACGGCCCGTGGTAACTTTGAGGTATCACTTAAAGTAACCGATGATGAGGGCGCGTCGAGAACGGCTTACACTCAGGCAGCTATCTTCGACCAAGGTGAGGATGAGCTGGTTAATGAGGTACCGAGAACCGATCTTGCAGCGGGTACTGGTGAAGCCATCTACTTCTATATGCAGGTGCCTGCAGGTGCGACGGATCTGGAGTTCATTACCGAGGGGTCAAACGGTGATGCAGATCTTTATGCTAAACAAGGTACTCTGCCGACGTTAAGTGACTACGATTGTCGCTCCTACTCATCAAGTAGCAATGAAACCTGTAGCTTCCCTACACCGACATCAGGTGTGTGGTATGTGATGGTTAATGCTTACTCTACTTATGATGGGCTGACATTGACCGGATCCTATAGCGCCGATCAGACTAACCTGCCACCAGTTGCCAGTTTCGATGCCAGCTTTACTGATGGTGAAGGCACCTTTACCAGTACCAGTACAGATGCCGATGGTAGCATTGTAACTTGGGCTTGGGACTTTGGTGATGGCAGTACTGGAAGTGGTGAGAGTACAACTCACAACTACAATAGCTCTGGTAACTATACTGTTTCGCTGACTGTTACTGATGATGACGGTGCTCAACACGCTGTGAGTCAGAGTTATGATGTGACTATTCCTGTTAGTGATATCGAGGCTTCTGTTATCCGTGCGCTTAAGTCACGCCGCGGCAGTGTGATGGTTGATCTCAGATGGGATGGCGCGATCGGAAACACTGTCAGCATCTACCGTGATGGTGAGATGGTGGCTGAGACGAGTAATGATGGTCGTTTCCGTGACCGTTTCAGAACTACCACAGCTGATAGCGCTGAGTATAAGATCTGTGACTCCTCTGGATGCTCTAACACCTTTACTGCAAGTTTCTAG
- a CDS encoding toxin-antitoxin system YwqK family antitoxin, producing the protein MSFNKPVKLSSNPIALIVTLLFFSGCEQVPTHPINEEELEQIECSETEEQGLTINQDCLTGYRGKPFTGIGVSTSMYGNHFNAAQYKDGLKHGFSFSANEVHLKFQGWFNQGLKDGEHLVYHYKSDKLRSRTIYQEGEKLTEDFYTEEGIINSFKRFDGEDIVESISYEKGREWIHTYFAQNGEKRQRWKRYYANGQLSSNGEFRDEDLKKLNEITYFFSGKIRTQFNYDRQSNRSQLDTYWPNGYRQSEKHYIYPSITLDGKVLRFCQENGQLQAIEHYRKNIEHGLFEQFYCNGQLQKREHYADGIIIDKQVKVFHENGQLMILRKLDGKGKEVSSKYYDETGKLTYQE; encoded by the coding sequence TTGTCATTCAATAAGCCTGTAAAGCTTAGCTCTAATCCTATAGCGTTAATTGTAACACTGCTGTTTTTTAGCGGCTGTGAGCAGGTGCCAACTCATCCCATTAATGAAGAAGAGCTTGAACAGATAGAGTGCTCGGAAACAGAGGAGCAAGGGCTCACCATCAATCAAGATTGCCTAACGGGTTATCGTGGTAAGCCCTTTACTGGCATTGGTGTTAGCACCAGCATGTATGGCAATCATTTCAACGCAGCTCAATATAAAGACGGACTAAAACACGGCTTTAGCTTTTCAGCTAACGAAGTACATCTCAAATTCCAAGGTTGGTTTAATCAAGGCCTCAAAGATGGTGAGCATCTGGTTTACCACTATAAAAGTGATAAATTAAGAAGCCGCACAATATATCAAGAGGGTGAAAAGCTAACTGAAGATTTCTATACCGAAGAGGGTATTATCAATAGTTTTAAACGATTTGATGGCGAAGATATAGTCGAGAGCATTAGCTACGAAAAAGGTCGAGAATGGATACATACCTATTTTGCTCAAAATGGTGAGAAGCGACAACGCTGGAAACGCTATTATGCCAATGGCCAGCTCTCCAGTAATGGTGAATTTCGAGATGAAGATCTAAAGAAGCTTAATGAAATCACTTATTTCTTTAGCGGTAAAATTCGTACCCAATTCAACTATGATAGGCAAAGTAACCGTTCACAACTAGATACGTACTGGCCCAATGGCTATCGTCAATCAGAGAAGCATTACATCTACCCCTCCATCACGCTTGACGGGAAAGTACTCAGATTTTGCCAAGAAAACGGGCAACTGCAAGCCATAGAGCATTACCGTAAAAATATTGAACATGGATTGTTCGAACAGTTTTACTGTAACGGGCAACTACAAAAGCGCGAGCACTATGCCGATGGCATCATTATAGATAAGCAAGTTAAAGTCTTCCATGAAAATGGCCAGCTCATGATACTCAGGAAACTAGACGGTAAAGGAAAAGAGGTTAGCAGCAAGTATTACGACGAAACAGGCAAGCTAACATATCAAGAGTAA